GAGTCGAGGGCTTCATTGACCATTCCTAAAATCGGGAAAATCTTGAGGCTGATTTCCATTTTTCCCGCTTCGATTTTAGACAAGTCGAGAACCTCATTGATGAGTCCGAGCAGATGTTTTCCTGAAGAAATGATTTTTTGAAGATCGTCTCCAAAATCATCAAGCTCCATTTCCTGGGAATCTTCAAGCAACATCTCGCTGTAGCCGATGATGGCGTTCATTGGCGTTCTCAATTCATGGCTCATATTCGCCAGAAAAGCGCTTTTGGTGCGACTGGCTTCAAGCGCCTGATCGCGCGCATAGATCAGTTCCCCATTTGATTTTTGTATTTCGTCGATCAGGTTCACGGTGTTGATGGCGACGGCGGCCTGGGAGGCCAGCGATTCGATCAAACCTTCGTAGCCCTGCGAAAACGAAATCACTTCGCTCAAATTTTTCGGGTTGCGCGCATTCAAAATTTGCAGTACGCCGATGACCTCTTCAGAGTAATTACGCATGGGAACCACAAGCATGGATGTGGTGCGGTAGCCCGTGCTTTTATCAAATTTCTTGGGGCCGGTGAAGTCAAAGGGTTTGTAGTTGTAGACGTCTGGAATATTGATGGTGATGCCCTTCATCGCCGAGTAAGCGGATACATTGGACTCCTGCATTTCCACCGGCGGAAAGGTGATTGTGGAACCCGTAGCGCCTCCCATGAAAATATTCAGCGTTTCATTCTGAACAATTTTGAAGGAGAGCGCATTGTTTTCTACAATGTATAAAGTCCCTCCATCGGCGTGCGTTAACTGCCGGGATTCGGTGACTATTTTCTCCAGTAGCGCGGTCAGGTTGCGCTCGCCTGAAAGCGCGCGACCGACATCGGACAGTTTCTTGACCTGACTCATCAGGTTGATGACATGATGATCGGAGACCGAAGACGGGTTGTCGAGATATGTGGATAAAGATTTTTCGGAAGCGTCGGATTGCGTCACCATTTCCTGAACGAGTCTCGGATCAATGATCCATCCTTCCGACTGGATCATGGGGTGCGACGCATTGGGAATGCCATAGCCCTTGCGGCTGTATCCCCAGGCGGCCTGTACGGCGCATAATATCGAATCGAGCACATCTCCGCGCGCGTCCTCCAAAGCTTTGATGACTATTTCCTGATCCACGACGGTCGAAAATCCGAATTCCTGGCTGAATTCTTCGGAAACGATTCCTTTTAATATGGCCTTGCGAGAATCTTCAAATTCCGAGGCATGCGCTCCGGAACCGCTCTTGTATTTACCTGCAAAGCGCCGCGCAACAAGGGCGGGGTAGGCCTCCAGAACGATCTTTTTGGATGCGCCGGGCGCTCCTGGCAATATGGAGACATCGGCTTTTTGCAGGCGCGGGGCCAGTTCGAAAAACATGCGGGCCAGAGGCGCGTTGATCAGTTTCAGAGGGCTTTGGGCTTTGGCGAGGCTGTCTGTCACGCGCATGGAATCTTTTTGCCCGCGTGGAAGAGCGTCCTTGTAGCGTTTTATTTTGGTTTCAAAGCGCTTCCAGCCCAGTTTGGAAATCGCCTGCGTGTAGGCGTTCAATTCGAGAGGAAGGGAGCTTGCGTTGAGAAACTGGACTGGCAGTCCCAATGGGGCATCGATGCCTGCGACCCAGGGGCCGGCTTGAGACAGAATCTCTTCAAACTCTGCAAAGGTCTTGGCGGAGCTGATCTGTTCAATG
This window of the Candidatus Nitrohelix vancouverensis genome carries:
- a CDS encoding DUF429 domain-containing protein, encoding MRIIGIDFTSSPGSKKRIPCIQGNFSNSNGLIIEQISSAKTFAEFEEILSQAGPWVAGIDAPLGLPVQFLNASSLPLELNAYTQAISKLGWKRFETKIKRYKDALPRGQKDSMRVTDSLAKAQSPLKLINAPLARMFFELAPRLQKADVSILPGAPGASKKIVLEAYPALVARRFAGKYKSGSGAHASEFEDSRKAILKGIVSEEFSQEFGFSTVVDQEIVIKALEDARGDVLDSILCAVQAAWGYSRKGYGIPNASHPMIQSEGWIIDPRLVQEMVTQSDASEKSLSTYLDNPSSVSDHHVINLMSQVKKLSDVGRALSGERNLTALLEKIVTESRQLTHADGGTLYIVENNALSFKIVQNETLNIFMGGATGSTITFPPVEMQESNVSAYSAMKGITINIPDVYNYKPFDFTGPKKFDKSTGYRTTSMLVVPMRNYSEEVIGVLQILNARNPKNLSEVISFSQGYEGLIESLASQAAVAINTVNLIDEIQKSNGELIYARDQALEASRTKSAFLANMSHELRTPMNAIIGYSEMLLEDSQEMELDDFGDDLQKIISSGKHLLGLINEVLDLSKIEAGKMEISLKIFPILGMVNEALDSVKTLAEKNKNTINLQCDPKIGNINADPIRVKQILINLLSNACKFTENGSITLTINKQVENNVNWIHFYIEDTGIGIPPEKIENLFQEFTQADDSSTRKVGGTGLGLAISRRFCRMMGGDIFVKSEFGKGSVFTISLPTKVTERLHPKRRASDR